One genomic region from Nitrospira sp. encodes:
- a CDS encoding restriction endonuclease subunit S — translation MSKWSMTPLSEVLTPYQKYIETPEPKEYPKLSVKLYGKGVVLDAPADGTTLKMKRHQIAKSGQVILSEIWGKKGAIGFVPPEGHGALCTSHFFLFDVNESRLEPKYLHAIFTANYLQDQLNVEAKGTTGYAAVRPKNLLDAEIPLPPLPEQRRIVARIESLAGNIEEARSLRTQATQEAEMLMVSEERRIWPDSVLGEARTLGSVTAYLARGRQSEQGESNHFLIKTQHVQQGRYIPSLVRLAAHVAQKVHPDAFVQPGDILIACSAAGCLGRVARFLEEGHAISTDTHVAIARANSALVNGDYLYKYLNGAQGQHQLRSRERGDWQREKISFRLTESNLNDLRQVPVPIPPLSEQCSIVAYLDRLQAKVDTLKKLHAETATELAALMPSILDKAFKGEL, via the coding sequence ATGAGCAAGTGGTCGATGACGCCTCTATCAGAAGTGCTCACTCCTTATCAAAAGTACATCGAAACTCCAGAGCCAAAGGAATATCCGAAGTTGTCCGTAAAGCTTTACGGGAAGGGGGTTGTTCTGGATGCTCCTGCAGATGGAACCACTCTTAAGATGAAGCGTCACCAGATCGCTAAGAGTGGGCAGGTTATCTTGTCTGAAATATGGGGCAAGAAGGGTGCAATTGGGTTTGTGCCTCCCGAAGGACATGGAGCTCTGTGCACGAGCCATTTCTTCCTTTTTGATGTTAATGAGTCTAGGTTGGAACCAAAGTATCTACACGCCATTTTTACAGCGAACTATCTGCAAGATCAGTTGAATGTTGAAGCCAAAGGAACTACTGGTTATGCAGCGGTAAGGCCAAAGAATCTTCTCGATGCGGAAATCCCTCTCCCCCCGCTTCCCGAGCAGCGGCGGATCGTGGCGCGGATTGAATCCCTGGCAGGGAATATTGAAGAAGCTCGCTCGCTTCGCACTCAAGCAACACAAGAAGCTGAGATGCTCATGGTATCTGAAGAACGTAGAATTTGGCCAGACTCTGTGCTTGGTGAGGCAAGAACGCTTGGGAGCGTCACTGCTTATCTTGCCCGGGGAAGACAGTCGGAGCAGGGCGAATCAAATCACTTTTTGATTAAAACTCAGCATGTTCAGCAAGGACGTTATATCCCATCTCTGGTTCGCCTTGCGGCGCATGTTGCCCAAAAGGTACACCCAGATGCTTTTGTGCAGCCTGGGGACATTCTGATCGCGTGCTCAGCAGCCGGATGCCTTGGACGTGTTGCGCGTTTTTTGGAGGAAGGTCATGCTATTTCGACCGATACGCATGTCGCGATAGCTAGAGCAAACTCGGCCCTTGTTAATGGTGATTACCTCTATAAGTACTTGAATGGGGCGCAGGGCCAGCATCAGTTACGCAGTCGAGAACGAGGAGACTGGCAGCGTGAAAAGATCAGTTTTCGTCTTACCGAATCGAATTTGAATGACCTTCGGCAGGTCCCGGTCCCAATACCACCTCTGTCAGAACAGTGTAGCATCGTAGCCTATCTTGACAGATTGCAAGCCAAGGTGGACACGCTGAAGAAGTTGCATGCCGAAACTGCCACTGAACTCGCTGCGCTTATGCCCTCCATACTCGACAAAGCGTTCAAAGGGGAACTTTAG
- a CDS encoding IS5 family transposase, with amino-acid sequence MQQQTFAEVTFEPYRKPTRREQFLDEMNRVVPWADLVAAIEPVYPKAEGPGRPPVGVERMLRLHCLQQWFNLSDPAVEEALDDSRAMRQFVGIDLGREPVPDETTICKFRHLLEAHQLGERLFARIGAYLATHGIKVSRGTIVDATIISAPSSTKNRQKARDPEMHQTKKGNQWYFGMKAHIGVDSQTKLIHSVAATAANVHDSQGLPKLLHGQETRVGGDAAYSGQRDVIRHHAPRAKSFVQTKAHRHRPLSETERARNRTKSKVRAKVEHAFLVIKQIFGWANVRYRGLAKNTHWLFISCGLANLYVTRRQLLAEAS; translated from the coding sequence ATGCAACAGCAGACATTTGCCGAGGTCACGTTTGAACCGTATCGCAAGCCCACTCGCCGCGAGCAGTTCCTGGATGAAATGAACCGTGTCGTGCCGTGGGCGGACCTGGTGGCGGCCATTGAGCCGGTCTATCCCAAGGCCGAAGGCCCCGGGCGGCCACCGGTGGGCGTCGAGCGCATGCTGCGCCTCCATTGTCTGCAACAGTGGTTCAACCTGTCGGATCCGGCCGTGGAAGAGGCGCTGGACGACTCACGGGCGATGCGGCAGTTCGTGGGCATTGATCTGGGCCGCGAGCCCGTGCCCGATGAAACGACGATCTGCAAGTTTCGGCATCTCTTGGAAGCCCACCAACTGGGCGAGCGGCTCTTTGCACGGATCGGCGCGTATCTGGCAACCCACGGCATAAAAGTCAGTCGCGGGACCATCGTGGATGCCACCATCATCAGTGCGCCCAGTTCAACCAAGAATCGCCAGAAGGCGCGGGATCCGGAGATGCATCAGACGAAGAAGGGCAATCAGTGGTACTTCGGCATGAAAGCGCATATCGGTGTGGACAGCCAGACCAAGCTGATTCATTCAGTGGCCGCGACTGCCGCGAATGTGCATGACAGCCAGGGGTTACCGAAGTTGCTGCATGGACAGGAGACGCGGGTGGGGGGCGATGCCGCGTATAGCGGGCAGCGCGACGTGATTCGACACCACGCCCCCAGGGCTAAGAGCTTTGTGCAGACTAAAGCGCATCGCCATCGGCCCCTGAGTGAGACCGAGCGGGCCCGGAACCGCACGAAGTCGAAGGTGCGGGCGAAAGTCGAACATGCGTTCTTGGTGATCAAGCAGATCTTCGGGTGGGCCAACGTCCGCTACCGGGGGTTGGCGAAGAACACCCACTGGCTGTTCATCAGTTGCGGCTTGGCGAATCTCTATGTGACGCGCCGGCAGCTGCTGGCGGAAGCCTCGTGA
- a CDS encoding restriction endonuclease produces the protein MDKGIVKKRLAEEQNRVVQERSRKLEALRKSFNSAVVSSNRQEAGYSLEDILKDLFALFEVEYRKPFRTVTQQIDGHFSFQGFDYLVEAKWRQNQPVEQELGAFKHKIDGKLESTRGFFVSIPGFREEVIAQFNGRGANVILIDGRDLVHILEGRIDLRDALKRKIEKAAQEGIVFAPLYEG, from the coding sequence TTGGATAAAGGTATTGTCAAGAAGCGATTAGCTGAGGAGCAGAACCGAGTTGTGCAAGAACGATCAAGAAAGCTGGAAGCTCTTCGGAAATCATTTAACTCTGCTGTTGTTTCATCAAATCGCCAAGAAGCCGGGTATTCTCTTGAAGATATCCTGAAGGATCTGTTTGCTTTATTTGAGGTCGAATATCGCAAGCCATTTAGAACGGTGACCCAGCAGATTGATGGACACTTCAGCTTCCAAGGTTTTGATTACCTTGTGGAAGCCAAATGGCGGCAGAACCAACCTGTAGAGCAAGAGCTTGGCGCCTTTAAGCATAAGATAGATGGCAAGCTGGAAAGCACACGAGGATTCTTTGTTTCGATACCAGGCTTCCGAGAGGAAGTTATCGCTCAATTTAATGGACGGGGAGCTAATGTGATCCTAATAGACGGGCGCGATTTAGTACACATTCTTGAAGGTCGGATTGATCTTCGCGATGCCCTTAAAAGAAAAATTGAGAAGGCTGCGCAGGAGGGAATTGTTTTCGCTCCTCTGTACGAAGGGTAA
- a CDS encoding CopG family antitoxin — protein sequence MGSDLELCLCFSDATPQLVASHDSTAYVDYTKGRRLLFPHLKPSTETISLRLPKSPLDQLETLANKRDVPYHPPLKLFVLERVQAELRPRPAKTS from the coding sequence ATGGGGTCTGATCTTGAACTGTGCCTATGCTTCTCTGATGCAACTCCACAGCTTGTGGCTTCACACGATTCCACGGCGTATGTCGACTACACCAAGGGACGCCGCCTGTTATTCCCGCATCTGAAACCGTCGACGGAAACCATTTCCCTTCGGCTGCCCAAGTCGCCGCTCGACCAACTCGAGACCTTGGCCAACAAGCGCGATGTACCGTATCACCCCCCCTTGAAGCTGTTTGTCCTTGAACGCGTGCAGGCTGAACTTCGCCCGCGACCTGCCAAGACTTCGTGA
- a CDS encoding zinc metallopeptidase, which produces MVRLVLFLIVVGLVLVGPQLWTRRVFAKHSAPRADFPGTGGELARHLLNRFDLQHIKVEPTETGDHYDPVIKAVRLTPAIFDGKSLTAITIAAHEVGHAIQDHLGYQPLAERTKLVRVAQGAEKVGAVLMMGIPVAAAVARTPVASVVVMMAGMATMGISTLVHLLTLPVEWDASFKRALPVLRQGQYLSPEDEQGARSILTAAALTYVAASLASLLNLWRWIAFLRR; this is translated from the coding sequence ATGGTGCGTCTCGTCCTATTCTTGATCGTCGTCGGCCTGGTCCTTGTTGGGCCGCAACTCTGGACCAGGCGGGTGTTTGCCAAGCATAGTGCGCCCCGTGCCGACTTTCCAGGAACCGGGGGAGAATTGGCCCGGCATCTGCTCAATCGGTTCGACCTGCAGCACATCAAAGTCGAACCGACCGAGACCGGCGACCACTACGATCCTGTCATCAAAGCGGTTCGCCTGACGCCTGCTATCTTCGATGGGAAATCTCTCACGGCAATTACGATCGCTGCCCACGAGGTCGGGCATGCCATTCAAGATCACCTGGGTTACCAGCCGCTCGCAGAGCGCACCAAGCTCGTACGGGTCGCGCAGGGCGCGGAAAAGGTCGGAGCGGTTCTGATGATGGGGATTCCGGTCGCGGCGGCCGTGGCTCGAACGCCGGTCGCGAGTGTGGTCGTCATGATGGCCGGAATGGCGACGATGGGAATCTCCACGCTGGTCCATCTCCTCACGCTTCCCGTCGAGTGGGACGCCAGCTTCAAGCGTGCCCTTCCCGTCCTCCGGCAGGGCCAGTATCTGTCGCCTGAAGATGAGCAGGGGGCTCGCAGCATTCTCACCGCAGCCGCGCTGACCTACGTCGCGGCGTCCCTCGCCAGTCTGTTGAACCTGTGGCGCTGGATCGCCTTCCTACGGCGATAG
- a CDS encoding geranylgeranyl reductase family protein, with the protein MNRIYDVIVVGSGPAGSCTAWRLAKAGVSVAVLEKAALPRYKTCGGGIVGRAMNALPLDVRHVVEQDCHTARLNFLDAGLSFTTHRPTPIVSMTMRDQFDYALLSAAQESGAAVHQRCAVEDVLFHGDFVMLVTNGGAMQAKFVVAADGALSTVVRKMSLVDGHILIPALEYEVTVPHNRLDAFHGTARFDFGLLAHGYAWAFPKKNHLSIGVLSMVERGSDLKRPMVRYLDLLGCGSVTQVARQGFVIPIRPRGQFVEKRILLIGDAAGFADPVTGEGISFAVRSGLMAAQSLIDGHLEEEPVRQVYTSSLTETILPELQRGRLLARLLYDFPRTKSWAFSQLGQRLCEAVTDVMAGKRQYQDLSLKPRTLLRLLSPKWLRNSAHRPARPRDDRA; encoded by the coding sequence ATGAACCGCATCTATGACGTCATTGTGGTCGGCAGTGGACCGGCCGGGTCTTGCACGGCATGGCGGCTGGCGAAGGCGGGAGTGTCGGTCGCCGTACTCGAGAAAGCTGCGCTGCCGCGGTACAAGACCTGTGGTGGCGGGATCGTTGGACGGGCCATGAACGCGTTACCACTGGATGTGCGCCACGTGGTCGAACAGGACTGTCATACGGCGCGGTTAAATTTTCTCGATGCAGGACTGTCTTTCACAACGCATCGACCGACTCCCATCGTCTCGATGACAATGCGAGACCAATTCGACTATGCCCTGCTTTCCGCTGCTCAAGAATCCGGAGCTGCCGTTCATCAACGCTGCGCCGTAGAAGACGTCTTGTTCCACGGCGATTTTGTCATGCTCGTCACCAACGGAGGCGCGATGCAGGCCAAGTTTGTCGTGGCAGCCGACGGGGCGCTCAGCACGGTCGTGCGAAAAATGAGTCTGGTAGACGGGCACATCCTGATTCCGGCGCTTGAGTACGAAGTGACGGTTCCTCATAACCGGTTGGACGCATTTCACGGCACAGCGAGATTTGATTTTGGATTGCTCGCCCACGGGTATGCCTGGGCCTTTCCCAAGAAAAATCATCTGTCGATCGGTGTGCTGTCGATGGTCGAACGTGGAAGCGATCTCAAGCGGCCAATGGTGCGCTATCTCGACCTGCTCGGCTGTGGTTCCGTCACGCAGGTCGCGCGTCAGGGGTTTGTCATTCCCATCCGACCACGAGGACAGTTCGTCGAGAAGCGCATCCTGTTGATCGGAGATGCCGCAGGCTTTGCCGATCCTGTCACCGGGGAAGGCATCTCGTTCGCCGTTCGAAGCGGCCTGATGGCAGCCCAATCGTTGATTGACGGGCATCTGGAAGAGGAGCCTGTACGACAGGTGTATACCAGTTCACTGACTGAAACGATCCTTCCTGAACTGCAAAGAGGACGATTGCTGGCCCGACTGCTGTACGATTTTCCGCGCACCAAATCCTGGGCGTTTTCTCAACTGGGGCAGCGCCTCTGTGAAGCGGTGACGGACGTGATGGCCGGGAAGAGGCAGTATCAAGACTTGTCGCTCAAGCCACGAACCCTTCTCCGGCTGCTATCGCCAAAATGGTTGCGGAACTCCGCCCACAGGCCTGCTCGGCCACGCGATGATCGAGCCTGA
- a CDS encoding outer membrane beta-barrel protein yields the protein MINRKIIGLLGLALYVGLLVCPTDGSAEWYVDAYAGAVWTENADLTVTSTLGTTTTYQDLNVHNTWTAGGRGGYWLDKRKMDWLGFGLDVFFFDLKTPPGQQVGVTGTGGNTTVDANWSLPAWGIGFDVLRLRLPLLRDEQFVHGRVQPYIAAGPTLFITYAGQNTFVQPGGQSSTDVSVGAKVDAGATVMITKRIGAFAQYRFTHFTTQLDYQNNQPAPATETFKTTYDSHHVIAGLSVRF from the coding sequence ATGATCAATCGAAAGATCATCGGCCTTCTTGGTCTCGCGCTGTATGTGGGGCTTCTGGTATGCCCAACGGACGGATCAGCTGAATGGTATGTTGATGCCTACGCGGGGGCCGTCTGGACCGAAAACGCGGACTTGACCGTGACCAGCACGTTAGGGACCACGACGACCTACCAGGACCTCAACGTACACAACACTTGGACGGCCGGTGGCCGTGGGGGGTACTGGCTGGATAAGAGGAAGATGGACTGGCTTGGATTCGGGTTGGATGTCTTCTTCTTCGACCTCAAGACGCCCCCGGGACAACAGGTTGGCGTGACCGGTACCGGAGGCAACACCACGGTAGATGCCAATTGGAGCTTGCCGGCATGGGGAATCGGCTTCGACGTGCTCCGTCTACGGCTCCCGCTCCTTCGAGATGAACAATTCGTCCATGGGCGTGTGCAGCCGTATATTGCCGCCGGACCTACGCTGTTCATTACCTACGCTGGTCAAAACACGTTTGTTCAGCCGGGCGGACAAAGCTCTACCGACGTTTCCGTCGGCGCCAAAGTCGACGCCGGAGCAACCGTCATGATCACGAAACGAATCGGGGCGTTCGCGCAATATCGCTTCACGCACTTCACCACCCAATTGGACTATCAGAACAACCAGCCGGCCCCCGCCACTGAAACATTCAAGACCACTTATGACTCGCATCACGTCATCGCGGGGCTGTCAGTGCGCTTCTGA
- the lepB gene encoding signal peptidase I: MAQSDRDRESQTVFHQLAGLEVASDRLYQAVADQADVVGFSHQLEVESDLADPFTSSEMERIAQSFVRSLKVMLFDLAPANFWEHHLAQYYASTLSAPEARRLVRRYGSELLTPTSRVQELRWNFVTHRLPDLLPVVRAQSQRLHISNEAMAPTLLPGDHVIAHRAAYHAAEPQRGDIVVYRYPDENGTLFLHRVIGVPGDRIDIRDQVVSVNEEAVAESYVQHTDRSSMVGNVRDNLGPMIVSPDAYFVLGDNREESLDSRFLGPVSKEHILGQVRFIYWSVDPSTRTPRWDRLNQPVQ, from the coding sequence GTGGCTCAATCTGACCGTGACCGAGAGTCACAGACCGTGTTCCATCAGTTGGCCGGTCTGGAGGTCGCGTCGGATCGTTTGTACCAGGCGGTCGCGGACCAAGCCGATGTTGTGGGGTTCAGCCACCAGTTGGAGGTCGAGTCTGACCTTGCCGATCCGTTCACTTCATCAGAGATGGAGCGCATCGCGCAGTCGTTTGTGCGTTCGCTCAAAGTCATGCTGTTCGATCTGGCCCCGGCCAATTTCTGGGAGCACCATCTCGCGCAATACTATGCCTCAACATTGTCGGCTCCAGAAGCCAGGCGGTTGGTCAGGAGATATGGCAGCGAGCTCCTCACCCCGACGTCCAGGGTGCAGGAACTTCGTTGGAATTTTGTGACGCACCGCCTGCCGGACCTTTTGCCGGTGGTGCGGGCACAGTCACAGCGGCTCCACATCTCGAATGAGGCGATGGCACCGACGCTCTTGCCGGGAGACCATGTAATTGCGCATAGGGCTGCGTATCATGCAGCCGAACCTCAGCGCGGAGATATAGTCGTCTATCGCTATCCGGACGAGAATGGAACGCTCTTTCTCCACCGCGTGATCGGGGTTCCCGGCGATCGGATCGATATTCGTGATCAGGTGGTCTCTGTGAACGAAGAAGCCGTCGCCGAATCCTATGTGCAACATACGGACCGATCCAGTATGGTCGGAAACGTCCGTGATAACCTCGGGCCTATGATCGTGTCTCCCGACGCCTATTTTGTTCTGGGTGACAACCGGGAAGAGAGTCTGGATAGTCGCTTCTTGGGACCCGTCAGCAAGGAGCACATTCTAGGGCAGGTGCGGTTCATCTACTGGTCGGTTGATCCCAGCACGAGGACTCCTCGTTGGGATCGTCTCAATCAACCGGTGCAGTGA
- a CDS encoding anti-sigma factor antagonist (This anti-anti-sigma factor, or anti-sigma factor antagonist, belongs to a family that includes characterized members SpoIIAA, RsbV, RsfA, and RsfB.), with protein MGFTVLGMCDPLLAACSMLLGGAAAYVILSIAERMRSPDQGPVRVRWLSIGAVAAGLEIWAIHYVGNLAFCPPVSATQDSALAVLSLLSAGATGAVAVHMISSHADCRMRLVSGGMLMGACMILTHFSSMLAVHQPIDLQHDVLLFVLSVVGIVALSIIVLALGAWNIAYGNWRVTEKASAMGFALSGSHLIGMMPTYGISNVTTSAPPPGIEVDLLAVVAVSLSTLLAIIDRQVTAASSLARDSHARMTEAIESVPQWFALFDPDDRLVICNRKYREVVSGRGAEVQLGDSFESIIRRMAERGDIPAAIGDVESWIRKRLDMHHNPQGLYMQYRSSGEWIQINERRTHDGGIVFIATDITALKRAEQAAEDAKARLADSLALVEAAKARMQEELNVGRDIQRSMLPRVFPAFPDRKELELYAVLEPALEIGGDLYDFFLVDDHRLCFVIGDVSGNGVPAALFMAMTKIMVKTRAASDPSPASIVTHVNDALSAENDSCMFVTLYLGILNLRDGTLLTTNAGHNPPLLKRRDGQFEWLTAQDGPLVGPMPGIAFKESLIQLGPGDELFLYTDGVTEADNRWRELFGKDRLKTVLDQSMAVSVVDRIGDVMKAVKTFAGDAPQADDITILGIRYLGVAPSDVAVSVFRQTMLNQLASIPTIQLAFERYVGQWERAKPLIPTLNMALDDLLNNIVQYAFPNDPTEHTIVVEGEVRDECVALTMTDDGIPFNPLTVAAPDLSLLLHEREIGGLGIHLVRSMFDEVTYHRNVGCNVLTVKKKFVSKPSVSMRHPDQTGIRVFEGGWKSSQPGRDSTSMAMSVTSHRSGDVMIVTPQNRFDTSSAPAVERILTEYIERGERRIILDLSRISYISSIGLRVILKAVMTMTRTGGRVVLSGGNDHVATVLQLSGALMMSLHAPTLEDAVSKVRGPR; from the coding sequence GTGGGTTTCACCGTGCTCGGAATGTGCGATCCCTTGCTTGCCGCTTGCTCGATGCTGCTTGGTGGAGCGGCTGCCTACGTCATCCTTAGCATCGCCGAACGAATGCGCTCGCCCGACCAAGGACCAGTCAGGGTGCGATGGCTGAGCATCGGTGCCGTCGCAGCCGGCCTTGAAATATGGGCGATCCACTACGTCGGCAATCTGGCGTTCTGTCCGCCGGTCTCGGCAACCCAGGACTCAGCGCTCGCCGTTCTTTCCCTCCTGTCCGCCGGGGCGACAGGAGCCGTGGCTGTGCATATGATCAGCAGTCATGCCGACTGTCGAATGCGGCTCGTCTCCGGAGGGATGCTGATGGGTGCTTGCATGATCCTAACCCATTTCTCCAGCATGCTGGCGGTCCACCAGCCGATCGATCTCCAGCATGACGTGCTGCTCTTTGTGCTGTCGGTTGTCGGAATTGTGGCACTGAGCATCATCGTCCTCGCACTCGGGGCCTGGAATATCGCGTACGGAAACTGGCGGGTGACGGAAAAGGCGAGTGCCATGGGATTTGCTCTTTCCGGCTCTCACCTCATCGGCATGATGCCGACGTACGGTATTTCCAACGTGACGACCAGTGCTCCGCCGCCGGGAATCGAGGTGGATCTACTCGCGGTTGTGGCCGTATCGCTCTCGACACTCCTGGCCATCATCGATCGGCAAGTGACGGCGGCATCCAGTCTGGCGCGTGATAGCCATGCCCGGATGACCGAGGCCATCGAGAGTGTTCCCCAATGGTTTGCTCTGTTTGACCCGGACGACCGTCTGGTCATCTGTAACCGCAAGTATCGCGAAGTGGTGTCGGGGAGAGGGGCCGAGGTACAGCTCGGCGATTCGTTCGAATCGATCATTCGCCGTATGGCCGAACGGGGCGACATCCCCGCTGCGATCGGGGATGTCGAATCCTGGATACGGAAACGCCTCGACATGCACCACAATCCTCAAGGGCTCTACATGCAATACCGTTCCAGCGGCGAGTGGATCCAGATTAACGAACGGAGGACGCACGACGGAGGCATTGTCTTCATCGCCACCGACATTACGGCTCTGAAACGTGCGGAACAGGCTGCCGAAGATGCCAAGGCGCGGTTAGCGGATTCGTTGGCGTTGGTGGAGGCCGCGAAAGCCCGCATGCAGGAAGAACTGAATGTCGGCCGGGATATTCAGCGGAGTATGCTCCCACGCGTATTTCCGGCTTTCCCGGATCGGAAGGAGCTGGAGCTCTATGCGGTGCTCGAACCGGCCTTGGAAATCGGAGGCGATTTGTACGATTTCTTTCTGGTCGATGACCATCGGCTCTGTTTCGTCATCGGCGATGTGTCGGGCAACGGAGTCCCTGCTGCGCTGTTCATGGCGATGACCAAGATTATGGTGAAAACCAGGGCGGCCTCCGATCCCTCACCGGCCAGTATCGTCACTCATGTGAACGATGCGCTCAGCGCGGAGAACGATTCTTGTATGTTTGTCACCCTGTATCTGGGCATCTTAAACCTCCGCGACGGCACACTGCTTACCACGAACGCAGGTCATAATCCTCCTCTGTTGAAGCGACGAGATGGACAGTTCGAATGGTTGACGGCTCAAGACGGACCCCTTGTCGGTCCCATGCCTGGCATCGCATTCAAGGAGAGCCTCATCCAATTGGGACCGGGAGATGAGCTCTTCTTGTACACCGATGGGGTTACCGAAGCAGACAATAGATGGCGCGAATTGTTCGGCAAAGACCGGTTGAAAACGGTTCTCGACCAATCCATGGCTGTTTCAGTGGTCGATCGGATCGGTGATGTCATGAAGGCGGTGAAGACCTTCGCCGGTGATGCGCCTCAGGCGGACGATATCACCATCTTGGGGATACGGTATCTCGGCGTCGCCCCGTCCGATGTGGCGGTCAGCGTGTTTCGTCAGACCATGCTCAACCAATTGGCGTCCATTCCTACGATACAGCTGGCGTTTGAGCGATATGTGGGTCAATGGGAACGGGCCAAGCCGCTGATCCCGACACTCAACATGGCGCTGGATGATCTCCTCAACAACATCGTGCAGTATGCCTTCCCGAATGACCCGACAGAGCACACCATTGTGGTGGAAGGCGAAGTGCGCGATGAGTGCGTGGCCTTGACCATGACGGATGACGGGATTCCCTTCAACCCTTTAACGGTCGCCGCGCCGGATCTGTCGCTGCTCCTGCACGAACGCGAGATCGGCGGTTTGGGAATTCATCTGGTGCGCTCTATGTTCGACGAGGTGACGTACCATCGCAACGTGGGCTGCAACGTCTTGACCGTGAAAAAGAAGTTCGTATCTAAGCCGTCGGTCTCTATGAGACATCCTGATCAAACCGGAATCAGGGTGTTCGAAGGTGGATGGAAGTCGTCACAACCAGGCCGAGACTCAACGAGCATGGCCATGAGCGTCACATCACACCGAAGCGGTGATGTGATGATCGTCACCCCGCAGAACCGCTTCGACACGAGCAGCGCACCGGCGGTCGAGCGCATCCTGACGGAATATATCGAACGCGGGGAACGGCGAATAATCCTGGATCTCTCTCGAATTTCGTACATCTCATCTATTGGACTACGAGTGATCTTGAAAGCCGTCATGACCATGACCCGAACAGGCGGAAGAGTCGTACTGAGTGGAGGGAACGACCACGTCGCCACGGTGCTCCAATTGAGTGGAGCGCTGATGATGAGCCTCCATGCCCCCACGCTGGAAGACGCCGTCTCGAAGGTCCGGGGGCCACGCTAA
- a CDS encoding STAS domain-containing protein — MEQETRHTLAMTSRENAGVTFVKMQGSLSATTAEQGIQEMKRILDTGTKKVVINLADVDYISSGGIRVLILAGKQLNNVQGQMKIAAAKGMVKEALQASGFDLLSRVYGENIQLCNTEEEAVAAFSS, encoded by the coding sequence ATGGAACAAGAGACCCGACACACGTTGGCGATGACCTCTCGCGAGAACGCCGGAGTTACCTTCGTCAAGATGCAGGGTAGCCTTTCCGCCACCACGGCCGAACAAGGAATCCAGGAGATGAAAAGGATCCTGGACACCGGTACGAAAAAGGTCGTCATCAACCTGGCTGATGTGGACTATATCAGCAGCGGCGGCATCAGGGTCCTTATTCTGGCGGGCAAGCAGCTCAACAACGTTCAAGGGCAGATGAAAATTGCCGCAGCGAAGGGGATGGTCAAAGAAGCTCTTCAGGCAAGCGGTTTTGATCTGCTAAGCCGCGTGTATGGTGAAAATATTCAATTGTGCAACACGGAAGAAGAGGCTGTGGCCGCTTTTTCAAGCTAG